From Scatophagus argus isolate fScaArg1 chromosome 2, fScaArg1.pri, whole genome shotgun sequence, a single genomic window includes:
- the mgat3b gene encoding beta-1,4-mannosyl-glycoprotein 4-beta-N-acetylglucosaminyltransferase isoform X2 → MIAGRRICQRMKMRRHRVFLLCTVGLCVISFLHYYKALHYVSLLRELSAPYPNIKSFIMVTGFFWREKGVATTPLSPASPEEAPPLPVLRQGDSKAMIGPVGGGGEGGGGGGMDSLGIGGVMVGGAGIVGSAGLEMRLREEPAPPHPWEKPEENQRGDTPNEDVAEDHLKPRNPGHPGQPGGPDLPEVPLVGKEHRVVLQKDKLSDPLELMGDLHTHTHHLQDDKTPYFVRTKAGALCFRQGTEVATPKEYSGKSGGSVANAAGEDARAGQRKPLEVQQQPSIAPKARARARGSGKRLVKCVCRPGWHGPYCGVPTMVYHSNLPTKERLTPRETPRRVINAININHEFDLLHVRFHELAQAVDLFLVCESNFTAYGEKRPLTFLRLLLNGTYDYIRHKIMYVFLDHFPEGGRQDGWIADDYLRTFLTRNGMSRVVGVRSDDVFVINDADEIPAHEGLLFLKLFDGWTEPFAIHMRKSLYGFFWKQFGSLEVVSGCTVGMLRSVYDGDGIKLRRREYYTMPGFRKYENDTGHILVQWSVGSPFHFAGWHCSWCFTPEGIYFKLVSAQNGDFPRWGDYEDKRDLNYIRDLIRTGGWFDGSLQEYPPVDPKEHMYAPKYMLENYDRYRYLLENPYSKMSRLSEG, encoded by the exons GATGAAAATGCGGCGGCACAGGGTGTTCTTGCTGTGCACGGTGGGCCTGTGCGTCATCTCCTTCCTGCACTACTACAAGGCCCTCCACTACGTCTCCCTGCTGCGTGAGCTCTCTGCCCCGTACCCCAACATCAAGTCCTTCATTATGGTCACCGGCTTCTTCTGGAGGGAGAAAGGTGTGGCCACTACACCCCTCAGCCCTGCCTCCCCTGAAGAGGCTCCTCCCCTACCAGTTCTCCGTCAGGGGGACAGCAAAGCTATGATTGGTCCtgtgggaggtggaggagagggaggaggaggaggagggatggacAGTCTGGGAATTGGGGGGGTCATGGTTGGAGGTGCTGGAATTGTTGGCAGCGCAGGGCTTGAGATGAGGTTGAGGGAAGAGCCGGCGCCCCCTCATCCTTGGGAGAAACCAGAGGAGAACCAGCGGGGAGACACTCCGAATGAG GACGTAGCTGAAGACCATTTGAAGCCGCGGAACCCCGGCCACCCAGGCCAACCTGGCGGGCCTGACCTCCCAGAGGTCCCATTGGTGGGGAAAGAACACCGTGTGGTGTTACAAAAGGACAAATTGTCAGACCCCTTAGAACTTATGGGAGATctgcacacccacactcacCATCTTCAAGATGATAAAACTCCTTACTTTGTCCGAACCAAAGCTGGAGCCCTTTGCTTCAGGCAGGGGACGGAAGTGGCTACTCCAAAGGAGTATTCTGGGAAATCAGGGGGGTCTGTGGCCAATGCAGCTGGGGAAGATGCTCGAGCTGGGCAACGGAAACCTCTGGAAGTCCAGCAGCAGCCCTCCATTGCTCCAAAAGCCAGGGCCAGGGCAAGAGGCAGCGGGAAGCGGCtggtcaagtgtgtgtgtcggcCGGGATGGCACGGACCTTACTGTGGGGTTCCCACCATGGTGTACCACTCCAATCTGCCCACCAAGGAGCGGCTGACGCCCAGAGAGACCCCACGAAGAGTCATCAACGCCATCAACATTAACCACGAGTTTGACCTGCTGCACGTACGCTTTCATGAGCTCGCCCAAGCCGTCGATTTGTTCCTCGTTTGTGAATCAAACTTCACCGCCTATGGAGAGAAACGGCCACTGAC TTTCCTGCGGCTCCTCCTCAATGGTACGTACGACTACATTCGTCACAAGATCATGTACGTGTTCCTTGACCACTTCCCAGAGGGCGGCCGGCAGGACGGCTGGATCGCTGATGACTACCTGCGCACCTTCCTGACACGCAATGGCATGTCCAGGGTGGTGGGCGTGAGATCGGACGACGTCTTTGTCATCAACGACGCAGATGAAATCCCAGCACATGAGGGCCTACTTTTCCTCAAGCTGTTTGATGGCTGGACGGAGCCTTTCGCCATCCACATGCGCAAG TCACTGTATGGATTTTTCTGGAAGCAGTTTGGCTCTCTGGAGGTCGTGTCCGGCTGCACGGTTGGAATGCTTCGCAGCGTCTACGATGGCGACGGTATCAAGCTGCGCCGCCGTGAATACTACACCATGCCGGGTTTCCGTAAGTATGAGAACGACACAGGCCACATCCTGGTGCAGTGGTCAGTGGGCAGCCCCTTCCATTTCGCCGGGTGGCACTGCTCCTGGTGCTTCACGCCCGAGGGGATCTATTTCAAGCTGGTGTCGGCTCAGAACGGAGACTTCCCGCGGTGGGGCGACTATGAGGACAAACGTGACCTGAACTACATCCGTGATCTGATCAGGACAGGGGGCTGGTTCGACGGCTCCCTGCAGGAATATCCCCCTGTGGACCCCAAAGAGCACATGTACGCCCCCAAGTACATGCTGGAGAACTATGACAGGTACCGCTACCTCCTGGAGAACCCTTACAGCAAAATGTCCAGACTGAGTGAGGGCTAG
- the mgat3b gene encoding beta-1,4-mannosyl-glycoprotein 4-beta-N-acetylglucosaminyltransferase isoform X1, whose translation MSWLRGTWASSILQKTPTRCLRLLCLMKMRRHRVFLLCTVGLCVISFLHYYKALHYVSLLRELSAPYPNIKSFIMVTGFFWREKGVATTPLSPASPEEAPPLPVLRQGDSKAMIGPVGGGGEGGGGGGMDSLGIGGVMVGGAGIVGSAGLEMRLREEPAPPHPWEKPEENQRGDTPNEDVAEDHLKPRNPGHPGQPGGPDLPEVPLVGKEHRVVLQKDKLSDPLELMGDLHTHTHHLQDDKTPYFVRTKAGALCFRQGTEVATPKEYSGKSGGSVANAAGEDARAGQRKPLEVQQQPSIAPKARARARGSGKRLVKCVCRPGWHGPYCGVPTMVYHSNLPTKERLTPRETPRRVINAININHEFDLLHVRFHELAQAVDLFLVCESNFTAYGEKRPLTFLRLLLNGTYDYIRHKIMYVFLDHFPEGGRQDGWIADDYLRTFLTRNGMSRVVGVRSDDVFVINDADEIPAHEGLLFLKLFDGWTEPFAIHMRKSLYGFFWKQFGSLEVVSGCTVGMLRSVYDGDGIKLRRREYYTMPGFRKYENDTGHILVQWSVGSPFHFAGWHCSWCFTPEGIYFKLVSAQNGDFPRWGDYEDKRDLNYIRDLIRTGGWFDGSLQEYPPVDPKEHMYAPKYMLENYDRYRYLLENPYSKMSRLSEG comes from the exons ATGTCTTGGCTTAGAGGTACCTGGGCGTCCTCGATTCTACAGAAAACACCCACACGATGCCTGCGGTTACTCTGTTT GATGAAAATGCGGCGGCACAGGGTGTTCTTGCTGTGCACGGTGGGCCTGTGCGTCATCTCCTTCCTGCACTACTACAAGGCCCTCCACTACGTCTCCCTGCTGCGTGAGCTCTCTGCCCCGTACCCCAACATCAAGTCCTTCATTATGGTCACCGGCTTCTTCTGGAGGGAGAAAGGTGTGGCCACTACACCCCTCAGCCCTGCCTCCCCTGAAGAGGCTCCTCCCCTACCAGTTCTCCGTCAGGGGGACAGCAAAGCTATGATTGGTCCtgtgggaggtggaggagagggaggaggaggaggagggatggacAGTCTGGGAATTGGGGGGGTCATGGTTGGAGGTGCTGGAATTGTTGGCAGCGCAGGGCTTGAGATGAGGTTGAGGGAAGAGCCGGCGCCCCCTCATCCTTGGGAGAAACCAGAGGAGAACCAGCGGGGAGACACTCCGAATGAG GACGTAGCTGAAGACCATTTGAAGCCGCGGAACCCCGGCCACCCAGGCCAACCTGGCGGGCCTGACCTCCCAGAGGTCCCATTGGTGGGGAAAGAACACCGTGTGGTGTTACAAAAGGACAAATTGTCAGACCCCTTAGAACTTATGGGAGATctgcacacccacactcacCATCTTCAAGATGATAAAACTCCTTACTTTGTCCGAACCAAAGCTGGAGCCCTTTGCTTCAGGCAGGGGACGGAAGTGGCTACTCCAAAGGAGTATTCTGGGAAATCAGGGGGGTCTGTGGCCAATGCAGCTGGGGAAGATGCTCGAGCTGGGCAACGGAAACCTCTGGAAGTCCAGCAGCAGCCCTCCATTGCTCCAAAAGCCAGGGCCAGGGCAAGAGGCAGCGGGAAGCGGCtggtcaagtgtgtgtgtcggcCGGGATGGCACGGACCTTACTGTGGGGTTCCCACCATGGTGTACCACTCCAATCTGCCCACCAAGGAGCGGCTGACGCCCAGAGAGACCCCACGAAGAGTCATCAACGCCATCAACATTAACCACGAGTTTGACCTGCTGCACGTACGCTTTCATGAGCTCGCCCAAGCCGTCGATTTGTTCCTCGTTTGTGAATCAAACTTCACCGCCTATGGAGAGAAACGGCCACTGAC TTTCCTGCGGCTCCTCCTCAATGGTACGTACGACTACATTCGTCACAAGATCATGTACGTGTTCCTTGACCACTTCCCAGAGGGCGGCCGGCAGGACGGCTGGATCGCTGATGACTACCTGCGCACCTTCCTGACACGCAATGGCATGTCCAGGGTGGTGGGCGTGAGATCGGACGACGTCTTTGTCATCAACGACGCAGATGAAATCCCAGCACATGAGGGCCTACTTTTCCTCAAGCTGTTTGATGGCTGGACGGAGCCTTTCGCCATCCACATGCGCAAG TCACTGTATGGATTTTTCTGGAAGCAGTTTGGCTCTCTGGAGGTCGTGTCCGGCTGCACGGTTGGAATGCTTCGCAGCGTCTACGATGGCGACGGTATCAAGCTGCGCCGCCGTGAATACTACACCATGCCGGGTTTCCGTAAGTATGAGAACGACACAGGCCACATCCTGGTGCAGTGGTCAGTGGGCAGCCCCTTCCATTTCGCCGGGTGGCACTGCTCCTGGTGCTTCACGCCCGAGGGGATCTATTTCAAGCTGGTGTCGGCTCAGAACGGAGACTTCCCGCGGTGGGGCGACTATGAGGACAAACGTGACCTGAACTACATCCGTGATCTGATCAGGACAGGGGGCTGGTTCGACGGCTCCCTGCAGGAATATCCCCCTGTGGACCCCAAAGAGCACATGTACGCCCCCAAGTACATGCTGGAGAACTATGACAGGTACCGCTACCTCCTGGAGAACCCTTACAGCAAAATGTCCAGACTGAGTGAGGGCTAG
- the mgat3b gene encoding beta-1,4-mannosyl-glycoprotein 4-beta-N-acetylglucosaminyltransferase isoform X3, giving the protein MKMRRHRVFLLCTVGLCVISFLHYYKALHYVSLLRELSAPYPNIKSFIMVTGFFWREKGVATTPLSPASPEEAPPLPVLRQGDSKAMIGPVGGGGEGGGGGGMDSLGIGGVMVGGAGIVGSAGLEMRLREEPAPPHPWEKPEENQRGDTPNEDVAEDHLKPRNPGHPGQPGGPDLPEVPLVGKEHRVVLQKDKLSDPLELMGDLHTHTHHLQDDKTPYFVRTKAGALCFRQGTEVATPKEYSGKSGGSVANAAGEDARAGQRKPLEVQQQPSIAPKARARARGSGKRLVKCVCRPGWHGPYCGVPTMVYHSNLPTKERLTPRETPRRVINAININHEFDLLHVRFHELAQAVDLFLVCESNFTAYGEKRPLTFLRLLLNGTYDYIRHKIMYVFLDHFPEGGRQDGWIADDYLRTFLTRNGMSRVVGVRSDDVFVINDADEIPAHEGLLFLKLFDGWTEPFAIHMRKSLYGFFWKQFGSLEVVSGCTVGMLRSVYDGDGIKLRRREYYTMPGFRKYENDTGHILVQWSVGSPFHFAGWHCSWCFTPEGIYFKLVSAQNGDFPRWGDYEDKRDLNYIRDLIRTGGWFDGSLQEYPPVDPKEHMYAPKYMLENYDRYRYLLENPYSKMSRLSEG; this is encoded by the exons ATGAAAATGCGGCGGCACAGGGTGTTCTTGCTGTGCACGGTGGGCCTGTGCGTCATCTCCTTCCTGCACTACTACAAGGCCCTCCACTACGTCTCCCTGCTGCGTGAGCTCTCTGCCCCGTACCCCAACATCAAGTCCTTCATTATGGTCACCGGCTTCTTCTGGAGGGAGAAAGGTGTGGCCACTACACCCCTCAGCCCTGCCTCCCCTGAAGAGGCTCCTCCCCTACCAGTTCTCCGTCAGGGGGACAGCAAAGCTATGATTGGTCCtgtgggaggtggaggagagggaggaggaggaggagggatggacAGTCTGGGAATTGGGGGGGTCATGGTTGGAGGTGCTGGAATTGTTGGCAGCGCAGGGCTTGAGATGAGGTTGAGGGAAGAGCCGGCGCCCCCTCATCCTTGGGAGAAACCAGAGGAGAACCAGCGGGGAGACACTCCGAATGAG GACGTAGCTGAAGACCATTTGAAGCCGCGGAACCCCGGCCACCCAGGCCAACCTGGCGGGCCTGACCTCCCAGAGGTCCCATTGGTGGGGAAAGAACACCGTGTGGTGTTACAAAAGGACAAATTGTCAGACCCCTTAGAACTTATGGGAGATctgcacacccacactcacCATCTTCAAGATGATAAAACTCCTTACTTTGTCCGAACCAAAGCTGGAGCCCTTTGCTTCAGGCAGGGGACGGAAGTGGCTACTCCAAAGGAGTATTCTGGGAAATCAGGGGGGTCTGTGGCCAATGCAGCTGGGGAAGATGCTCGAGCTGGGCAACGGAAACCTCTGGAAGTCCAGCAGCAGCCCTCCATTGCTCCAAAAGCCAGGGCCAGGGCAAGAGGCAGCGGGAAGCGGCtggtcaagtgtgtgtgtcggcCGGGATGGCACGGACCTTACTGTGGGGTTCCCACCATGGTGTACCACTCCAATCTGCCCACCAAGGAGCGGCTGACGCCCAGAGAGACCCCACGAAGAGTCATCAACGCCATCAACATTAACCACGAGTTTGACCTGCTGCACGTACGCTTTCATGAGCTCGCCCAAGCCGTCGATTTGTTCCTCGTTTGTGAATCAAACTTCACCGCCTATGGAGAGAAACGGCCACTGAC TTTCCTGCGGCTCCTCCTCAATGGTACGTACGACTACATTCGTCACAAGATCATGTACGTGTTCCTTGACCACTTCCCAGAGGGCGGCCGGCAGGACGGCTGGATCGCTGATGACTACCTGCGCACCTTCCTGACACGCAATGGCATGTCCAGGGTGGTGGGCGTGAGATCGGACGACGTCTTTGTCATCAACGACGCAGATGAAATCCCAGCACATGAGGGCCTACTTTTCCTCAAGCTGTTTGATGGCTGGACGGAGCCTTTCGCCATCCACATGCGCAAG TCACTGTATGGATTTTTCTGGAAGCAGTTTGGCTCTCTGGAGGTCGTGTCCGGCTGCACGGTTGGAATGCTTCGCAGCGTCTACGATGGCGACGGTATCAAGCTGCGCCGCCGTGAATACTACACCATGCCGGGTTTCCGTAAGTATGAGAACGACACAGGCCACATCCTGGTGCAGTGGTCAGTGGGCAGCCCCTTCCATTTCGCCGGGTGGCACTGCTCCTGGTGCTTCACGCCCGAGGGGATCTATTTCAAGCTGGTGTCGGCTCAGAACGGAGACTTCCCGCGGTGGGGCGACTATGAGGACAAACGTGACCTGAACTACATCCGTGATCTGATCAGGACAGGGGGCTGGTTCGACGGCTCCCTGCAGGAATATCCCCCTGTGGACCCCAAAGAGCACATGTACGCCCCCAAGTACATGCTGGAGAACTATGACAGGTACCGCTACCTCCTGGAGAACCCTTACAGCAAAATGTCCAGACTGAGTGAGGGCTAG